From the Sandaracinaceae bacterium genome, the window GGTCCGCGCCCTCGAACCGGACCGCGGGATCCACGTCTGGCCGCCCATGGTCATGGCCGGCCCCGACCTCGGCGAGCGGTCCCGGCGCCCCGTCCCGGTGGACGAGCTCTGGGAGACGGGCATGCAGCTCGCGGCCGAGCTGGAAGGAGTCCCGGATGGCGCGAACGTCCGGCTCGTGCTCCCGGCCGGCAACCTCGACGACGGCTAGGCATACTGCGCCCGTGGACCAAGCATTGCCGTCGGACTGGCGTGCCGTCGCAGGGGCTCGCGCGCACCCTCGCGGCGAGCTCGTGGCGTGTCCGAACGGCTGGGACGGCGAGATCGAGTGAACGCACTCCGGTACATCAAGCTCGGCATGCTCGCGCTCGGGTGCGTGTTCGGGGTCTACCTCGGCGTGCGCGATCTGCGGGTGGCGCTGTCGGAGCGGGCGCCCGCGGTCTTCGACGCGGCGAGCTTCGCCGAGCGATATGAGGGGCAGCGGTGGATCGAGGTGCGCGGGCGGGTCGCCGTGGAGCACCGCGCGGTGCGCGCGTCCCGGAGCAGCGCGCACGCGGGCCAGGGGCGCTCGTACATCACCGCGCCCGTGGTGGGGGCCGGCTGGAGCGAGGGTGAGTCGGTGCACGTGCTCGCGACGTTCGGGCCGTTCACGCGCGCAGAGCTGGAGGGGTGGCCCGAGGAGGCGGCGCGCTTGGAGGGCGCGGGTGGGATCATCCGGCCCGTGCCGCTCGACGACGCGCCCTTCGATGCGCTGACGCTGGCGGAGCCGCGAGTGGTGATCAACGTGGGGACCG encodes:
- a CDS encoding DUF2625 family protein, with translation MRSYRVANIAAYRHAGDGLALWYEELRWPGWREEVRALEPDRGIHVWPPMVMAGPDLGERSRRPVPVDELWETGMQLAAELEGVPDGANVRLVLPAGNLDDG